One Labrus mixtus chromosome 12, fLabMix1.1, whole genome shotgun sequence DNA segment encodes these proteins:
- the trdn gene encoding triadin isoform X5 — MSSQTNSGEASSPAQTNQRTFLDDVLLTFSSPMAWLLVVALILTWSGVAIVLFDLLDYKTLAGLPPPSAMGKRIMRSRSGVRPIKSRPALVPADVTAQEGADWLEMIWTFVASLVAPEDEEEGIHQLTETLTSFHSEEL, encoded by the exons ATGAGCAGCCAGACCAACAGCGGGGAGGCGAGCTCTCCGGCtcaaaccaatcagaggacaTTTTTGGATGATGTCCTCTTGACCTTCAGTTCACCGATGGCCTGGCTGCTGGTCGTGGCTCTGATCCTCACATGGTCGGGAGTTGCCATCGTTCTCTTTGATCTGCTCGACTATAAAACGCTGGCAG gtctccctcctccctctgccatGGGTAAGAGAATAATGAGGTCTAGAA GTGGTGTTCGTCCCATAAAATCAAGGCCTGCTCTAGTCCCTGCTGATGTCACAGCTCAGGAGGGTGCTGATTGGTTGGAGATGATTTGGACCTTTGTTGCCAGTTTGGTGGCtcctgaggatgaggaggaaggtATTCACCAGCTAACTGAAACCCTCACAT ctttccaCTCTGAAGAGCTCTGA
- the trdn gene encoding triadin isoform X4: MSSQTNSGEASSPAQTNQRTFLDDVLLTFSSPMAWLLVVALILTWSGVAIVLFDLLDYKTLAGRKTVPHEVESRRLPPPSAMGGVRPIKSRPALVPADVTAQEGADWLEMIWTFVASLVAPEDEEEGIHQLTETLTSFHSEEL, from the exons ATGAGCAGCCAGACCAACAGCGGGGAGGCGAGCTCTCCGGCtcaaaccaatcagaggacaTTTTTGGATGATGTCCTCTTGACCTTCAGTTCACCGATGGCCTGGCTGCTGGTCGTGGCTCTGATCCTCACATGGTCGGGAGTTGCCATCGTTCTCTTTGATCTGCTCGACTATAAAACGCTGGCAG GTCGAAAGACAGTTCCTCATGAAGTGGAAAGCAGAC gtctccctcctccctctgccatGG GTGGTGTTCGTCCCATAAAATCAAGGCCTGCTCTAGTCCCTGCTGATGTCACAGCTCAGGAGGGTGCTGATTGGTTGGAGATGATTTGGACCTTTGTTGCCAGTTTGGTGGCtcctgaggatgaggaggaaggtATTCACCAGCTAACTGAAACCCTCACAT ctttccaCTCTGAAGAGCTCTGA
- the trdn gene encoding triadin isoform X6: MSSQTNSGEASSPAQTNQRTFLDDVLLTFSSPMAWLLVVALILTWSGVAIVLFDLLDYKTLAGLPPPSAMGGVRPIKSRPALVPADVTAQEGADWLEMIWTFVASLVAPEDEEEGIHQLTETLTSFHSEEL; encoded by the exons ATGAGCAGCCAGACCAACAGCGGGGAGGCGAGCTCTCCGGCtcaaaccaatcagaggacaTTTTTGGATGATGTCCTCTTGACCTTCAGTTCACCGATGGCCTGGCTGCTGGTCGTGGCTCTGATCCTCACATGGTCGGGAGTTGCCATCGTTCTCTTTGATCTGCTCGACTATAAAACGCTGGCAG gtctccctcctccctctgccatGG GTGGTGTTCGTCCCATAAAATCAAGGCCTGCTCTAGTCCCTGCTGATGTCACAGCTCAGGAGGGTGCTGATTGGTTGGAGATGATTTGGACCTTTGTTGCCAGTTTGGTGGCtcctgaggatgaggaggaaggtATTCACCAGCTAACTGAAACCCTCACAT ctttccaCTCTGAAGAGCTCTGA
- the trdn gene encoding triadin isoform X2, with translation MSSQTNSGEASSPAQTNQRTFLDDVLLTFSSPMAWLLVVALILTWSGVAIVLFDLLDYKTLAGRKTVPHEVESRRLPPPSAMGKRIMRSRSGVRPIKSRPALVPADVTAQEGADWLEMIWTFVASLVAPEDEEEGIHQLTETLTSFHSEEL, from the exons ATGAGCAGCCAGACCAACAGCGGGGAGGCGAGCTCTCCGGCtcaaaccaatcagaggacaTTTTTGGATGATGTCCTCTTGACCTTCAGTTCACCGATGGCCTGGCTGCTGGTCGTGGCTCTGATCCTCACATGGTCGGGAGTTGCCATCGTTCTCTTTGATCTGCTCGACTATAAAACGCTGGCAG GTCGAAAGACAGTTCCTCATGAAGTGGAAAGCAGAC gtctccctcctccctctgccatGGGTAAGAGAATAATGAGGTCTAGAA GTGGTGTTCGTCCCATAAAATCAAGGCCTGCTCTAGTCCCTGCTGATGTCACAGCTCAGGAGGGTGCTGATTGGTTGGAGATGATTTGGACCTTTGTTGCCAGTTTGGTGGCtcctgaggatgaggaggaaggtATTCACCAGCTAACTGAAACCCTCACAT ctttccaCTCTGAAGAGCTCTGA
- the trdn gene encoding triadin isoform X1 — MSSQTNSGEASSPAQTNQRTFLDDVLLTFSSPMAWLLVVALILTWSGVAIVLFDLLDYKTLAEYTSYCDDPVCLSPGLPPPSAMGKRIMRSRSGVRPIKSRPALVPADVTAQEGADWLEMIWTFVASLVAPEDEEEGIHQLTETLTSFHSEEL; from the exons ATGAGCAGCCAGACCAACAGCGGGGAGGCGAGCTCTCCGGCtcaaaccaatcagaggacaTTTTTGGATGATGTCCTCTTGACCTTCAGTTCACCGATGGCCTGGCTGCTGGTCGTGGCTCTGATCCTCACATGGTCGGGAGTTGCCATCGTTCTCTTTGATCTGCTCGACTATAAAACGCTGGCAG AGTACACATCATACTGTGACGACCCCGTGTGTTTATCTCCtg gtctccctcctccctctgccatGGGTAAGAGAATAATGAGGTCTAGAA GTGGTGTTCGTCCCATAAAATCAAGGCCTGCTCTAGTCCCTGCTGATGTCACAGCTCAGGAGGGTGCTGATTGGTTGGAGATGATTTGGACCTTTGTTGCCAGTTTGGTGGCtcctgaggatgaggaggaaggtATTCACCAGCTAACTGAAACCCTCACAT ctttccaCTCTGAAGAGCTCTGA
- the trdn gene encoding triadin isoform X3 has protein sequence MSSQTNSGEASSPAQTNQRTFLDDVLLTFSSPMAWLLVVALILTWSGVAIVLFDLLDYKTLAEYTSYCDDPVCLSPGLPPPSAMGGVRPIKSRPALVPADVTAQEGADWLEMIWTFVASLVAPEDEEEGIHQLTETLTSFHSEEL, from the exons ATGAGCAGCCAGACCAACAGCGGGGAGGCGAGCTCTCCGGCtcaaaccaatcagaggacaTTTTTGGATGATGTCCTCTTGACCTTCAGTTCACCGATGGCCTGGCTGCTGGTCGTGGCTCTGATCCTCACATGGTCGGGAGTTGCCATCGTTCTCTTTGATCTGCTCGACTATAAAACGCTGGCAG AGTACACATCATACTGTGACGACCCCGTGTGTTTATCTCCtg gtctccctcctccctctgccatGG GTGGTGTTCGTCCCATAAAATCAAGGCCTGCTCTAGTCCCTGCTGATGTCACAGCTCAGGAGGGTGCTGATTGGTTGGAGATGATTTGGACCTTTGTTGCCAGTTTGGTGGCtcctgaggatgaggaggaaggtATTCACCAGCTAACTGAAACCCTCACAT ctttccaCTCTGAAGAGCTCTGA